The following are encoded in a window of Dysidea avara chromosome 4, odDysAvar1.4, whole genome shotgun sequence genomic DNA:
- the LOC136254390 gene encoding uncharacterized protein, with amino-acid sequence MTRLIIMIIMVMMMTAMAHPRSLLKRYMEICNIYSKHIKKQELDKLAKLLQLPESEALYSTRKQINECLNERKLTLYLDNFQKNLVLVDENGKRFAAIKIERPLVAPHDHSKNLPPTAGIPQHMMSIICSSKGSTDEVESSSQCFTFKVVCWNIKGEAKTKPRKKTVNNYLNSKSADLIFLQEVPWLPTKWLFKKYLKLQPVENYTIACVAIEPVSSTTVNYVICDTSDDKLEVLPIDEDHLRSCYIEMKDDCRSGPITENQSESYIESSPIFVLVNESKRLCFITLAVEGTKNSEFIVACLHNKYKGEKNVSFKMALLTCKFLALLSDKTGYPVLLAGDFNTHILDVTIPLVACEKENIPIKSCKKDIRLSEEVEELGFVILDYTETCHRESAGKIDFFLSRKVGNRTLIRLTDVKAELAINGAGYIKD; translated from the exons ATGACAAGGTTGATTATAATGATTAttatggtgatgatgatgacagcAATGGCACATCCTCGGTCTCTACTGAAGCGCTATATggaaatatgtaatatatattcAAAGCATATTAAGAAACAAGAATTGGACAAATTAGCAAAGCTATTACAACTGCCAGAATCTGAAGCATTGTACAGCACACGTAAACAAATAAATGAGTGTTTGAATGAACGCAAGTTAACATTATACCTTGATAATTTTCAAAAGAATTTAGTTCTTGTGGATGAAAATGGTAAACGGTTTGCAGCTATCAAGATAGAGAGGCCACTAGTAGCTCCACATGACCACTCAAAGAATTTACCACCAACTGCAGGGATACCTCAGCACATGATGAGCATCATATGTAGTTCCAAAGGTAGTACAGATGAGGTAGAGTCAAGTTCCCAGTGTTTTACTTTTAAAGTAGTATGCTGGAACATCAAAGGAGAAGCGAAAACAAAACCACGTAAGAAAACTGTTAACAATTATTTAAATTCTAAGTCAGCAGACCTTATATTCCTCCAGGAAGTTCCATGGTTACCAACAAAATGGTTATTTAAGAAATACTTGAAATTACAGCCAGTTGAGAACTATACAATAGCTTGTGTAGCAATTGAGCCAGTCTCTTCAACCACTGTCAATTATGTGATATGTGACACAAGTGATGATAAACTTGAAGTTTTGCCAATTGACGAGGATCACCTTAGATCATGCTACATAGAAATGAAAGATGATTGTCGATCAGGACCTATAACTGAAAATCAATCAGAATCCTACATAGAATCTTCGCCAATATTTGTTTTGGTGAATGAAAGCAAACGGTTATGTTTTATTACTTTGGCAGTGGAAGGGACAAAGAACTCAGAATTTATTGTTGCTTGTTTGCACAATAAATACAAAGGCGAAAAGAATGTTTCATTTAAGATGGCTCTACTGACATGCAAGTTCCTTGCACTACTTAGTGACAAAACTGGTTATCCTGTCTTGTTAGCTGGTGATTTCAATACACATATCTTAGATGTTACTATCCCATTAGTCGCCTGTGAGAAAGAAAATATTCCAATAAAGTCTTGTAAGAAGGACATTAGACTCTCTGAGGAAGTTGAGGAACTAGGATTTGTCATATTGGACTATACTGAAACCTGCCACAGAGAAAGTGCTGGCAAAATAGATTTTTTTCTGTCTCGGAAAGTAGGAAACAGAACACTTATAAGATTAACAGATGTCAAAGCAGAATTAGCTATAAATGGAGCAGGATACATTAAAG ATTGA